One window of Kiritimatiellia bacterium genomic DNA carries:
- a CDS encoding OFA family MFS transporter — protein sequence METPLQRSRWGIAAAAVVMQLCLGTVYAWSVFKKPLISAHGWGETATQTAFMICIGMIGVCAAFGGALMDKIGPRKVAAAGGVMFGLGTILAGLADYTGNIFLLYLGFGFIGGGGNGLAYVTPIATLIRWFPDKRGLVTGLAVMGFGAGAFFMGQTAPVMVNHIGIARTWFVFGAIFLVLTVAMARFFKDPPRDWLPDGFVPATARAATPAGSLTFREAFSTRQWWMLWTLFFLNISAGIGLLSQLSPMAQEIQKDVIRDPAALAVAGGAVLSVASLFNGAGRFFWAWLSDGIGRKTVLLIMFASAALLYALLPQVKNVALFTAAACYLLACYGGGFAVMPALVADSFGPAHV from the coding sequence ATGGAAACTCCGTTGCAACGGAGCCGATGGGGCATTGCCGCCGCGGCGGTTGTGATGCAGCTTTGCCTCGGGACGGTTTATGCCTGGTCGGTTTTCAAGAAACCTTTGATATCGGCACACGGTTGGGGCGAAACGGCGACCCAAACTGCCTTCATGATTTGCATCGGCATGATCGGCGTCTGCGCCGCTTTTGGCGGGGCGTTGATGGATAAAATCGGCCCCAGGAAAGTGGCCGCGGCCGGCGGCGTCATGTTCGGCCTCGGAACCATTCTGGCTGGGCTGGCCGACTACACCGGCAATATTTTCCTCCTTTATCTGGGCTTCGGTTTTATCGGCGGCGGCGGCAACGGCCTGGCTTACGTTACTCCGATCGCGACCTTGATCCGCTGGTTTCCTGACAAACGCGGGCTGGTAACAGGCCTGGCTGTAATGGGATTCGGCGCCGGCGCGTTTTTTATGGGACAGACCGCTCCGGTCATGGTCAACCATATCGGTATTGCCCGGACCTGGTTTGTTTTCGGGGCAATATTTCTGGTCTTAACGGTTGCCATGGCCCGTTTTTTTAAAGATCCGCCGCGGGACTGGCTGCCCGATGGTTTTGTGCCGGCGACTGCCAGGGCGGCCACGCCGGCCGGCTCATTGACTTTCCGCGAAGCTTTTTCAACCCGCCAGTGGTGGATGCTTTGGACGCTTTTTTTTCTCAATATTTCCGCGGGAATCGGACTTCTTTCCCAGCTTTCCCCGATGGCCCAGGAAATCCAGAAAGATGTTATCCGGGATCCTGCCGCGCTTGCCGTCGCCGGCGGCGCCGTGCTATCAGTCGCGTCTCTTTTCAACGGCGCCGGCCGTTTTTTTTGGGCATGGCTTTCCGACGGCATCGGCCGGAAAACGGTTTTGCTCATCATGTTTGCCAGCGCGGCCTTGCTCTATGCGCTTTTGCCGCAGGTCAAAAACGTCGCTTTATTCACGGCGGCCGCCTGTTACCTGCTGGCGTGTTATGGCGGCGGATTCGCCGTCATGCCGGCGCTCGTGGCCGATTCTTTCGGCCCCGCCCATGTCG
- a CDS encoding ATP cone domain-containing protein — protein MTASGKSPEKIIKREGNLVPYDRDRIATAIFRAMASIGKGNRPLADAVSLDVERALVAGYGHDSTPSVEEIQDIVEKILLEKGQTETAKTYMAYRSQRAQARSRREKSFEITDNIPYKKIYEVLRWNINHGCDTVRGLNRIISEGHFAGLVRDSDQRYEDELTRCAREIVSKNKKARVIIVAGPSSSGKTTTTMKLGEKIKQDGIEFKSLIMDNYFFDLEKHPKDEFGDYDYESPHSLDLALINEHLCALLEGRTVQVPFYNFKTGKRTLNVQSMKLEKNQLLLLDSLHGLFSEMTQGIPAASIFKIYIETLGQIRSDDNIFMRWADNRLMRRMIRDKLHRNSLPLETITHWHYVRRSELQNIIPFIATADFLINSALPYEIPVLKNKVFQWFPEAIRQYRTDPQRQDAYIRAKRMADFLAPLQETADDAMIRDDSLLREFIGGGKYEC, from the coding sequence ATGACAGCATCAGGAAAAAGCCCGGAAAAGATCATCAAACGCGAAGGCAACCTCGTGCCATATGACCGCGATCGGATTGCGACGGCCATTTTCAGGGCGATGGCCTCAATCGGGAAGGGCAACCGGCCGCTGGCGGACGCCGTCAGTCTTGACGTTGAGCGCGCGCTCGTGGCCGGCTATGGCCATGATTCCACGCCAAGCGTTGAGGAAATCCAGGACATTGTGGAAAAAATTCTGCTGGAAAAAGGACAGACTGAAACCGCGAAAACTTATATGGCCTACCGCTCCCAGCGCGCCCAGGCCCGCTCAAGAAGGGAAAAATCTTTTGAGATCACGGATAACATTCCCTACAAGAAAATATATGAAGTGCTCCGCTGGAACATCAATCACGGCTGTGACACCGTGCGCGGCTTAAACCGGATAATATCCGAAGGGCATTTTGCCGGGCTGGTCCGCGATTCCGACCAGCGCTATGAAGACGAACTGACCCGCTGCGCCCGGGAAATCGTCAGCAAAAACAAAAAGGCGCGCGTGATCATCGTGGCCGGGCCTTCTTCATCCGGCAAAACAACCACCACCATGAAACTGGGCGAAAAAATAAAGCAGGACGGGATTGAATTCAAATCGCTGATAATGGATAATTATTTTTTTGACCTGGAAAAACACCCGAAAGACGAATTCGGCGATTACGATTATGAGTCGCCCCACTCTTTGGATCTGGCATTGATTAACGAACACTTATGCGCCCTGCTTGAAGGCCGAACGGTTCAAGTCCCCTTTTATAATTTCAAAACCGGCAAACGCACGCTGAACGTCCAAAGCATGAAACTGGAAAAGAACCAGCTTCTTCTCCTGGACAGTTTGCACGGCCTCTTTTCTGAAATGACGCAGGGAATCCCCGCGGCCAGCATTTTCAAAATCTATATTGAAACCCTGGGGCAAATCCGCTCCGACGACAACATCTTCATGCGCTGGGCTGACAACCGCCTCATGCGGCGCATGATCCGCGACAAACTCCACCGCAATTCTCTTCCGCTGGAAACCATCACGCACTGGCATTATGTCCGGCGCAGCGAATTGCAGAACATCATTCCCTTCATCGCCACAGCGGATTTCCTCATCAATAGCGCCCTGCCCTATGAAATTCCTGTCCTGAAAAACAAGGTGTTTCAGTGGTTCCCCGAGGCCATACGGCAGTATCGCACCGACCCGCAGCGCCAGGACGCGTATATCCGCGCCAAACGCATGGCCGATTTCCTCGCGCCCCTGCAGGAAACGGCCGACGATGCGATGATACGGGATGACTCGCTGCTGCGCGAATTCATCGGCGGCGGCAAGTATGAGTGCTGA